ACCGTTttagtttcattttttaatcttttttcaaaattaatattatctgctggatcataatttgtaatttgtacttctaatttatatatttcgtcAGTGATTGACCCATCATAAGTTCTGCATTTATTTGATAGAGCATTGAAAGCTGTTTTCATGAAACCGTAAATcactaagaaaataatttattttaatgaatatatgtataataatataaagttcatatttctaataatattaagtaatgtatcacaatattataatattgtatatattaatacttactttactcttttattaaatttttgccaaatcTCGATTTTGATGGTTAGATTTTTtcatcaataataattgatcatcataataatgtttttgcaattcatcagtaaaataaataatttacagcaAAAAGTGAACATAGCGAttagtacaaaaaaattatcaaaaaatttattagcatTATTCACAATTAGTATTACACCGATAGTagaaagaacaaaaaagatgttaataagtacgaaattataaaaaagatgtaatatataaaattaatatcgtaTTTTAAATACACTCGAAAACGAGTGTTTATTTTCTATAacgtaatataaatgttaattctgAAGACTAATTGTCACTAtctactttcatttttttttccctttcttaaATTGATTTTGTAATATGAGTAGCAAATTCCAGTAGCAATTTTGTTGACATCTTTCACAATTATTTATCCATATGTTGAAGTAAGTTGTAAGTAGAGTACGACATCTTAAGtatctaaaatacataattcttattaaaatataaattataaatgttcatattatataattaataagtttgcAGCTAATTTTGCTAAcaatattattagattttatcaATAAACTTATATAATGCTGAATTtacttatattgttttaaatttgtttaataagctacaaactttaatttattaattaattcaaaatttatttaaatgttttaaagttttttagtaatatataagtatattatcTATAAAGCTCTatttaaatgcataaaaattaagtatatctgataataaaatttgttgacaAAATTAGTCTAAATAATATCTATACTAACATTCATGAAGGAATTGAGATTCATAGGAATAGTATAGGCACACTTTATTTGAATAGGCACAAGGGCTCgtttcattattatcattaaagattttttactattttcgttTAATGTCATCCactttatttcgaaaattttttcaacCATTTCATAACTCtactgaaatatataaaatatatttatacattcatCATTGTGTAAGCGATAATGAAAACTTAAGTTACTTGATATACACCTTTGAtatcttaattatttgtatGCTTTCACATTTCGAGATAGCGTCAAAAAGTTTCCAGATTAAAgctatgtaaaattttaaatttaccgTAGGTAAATTAGTCTTACTGGCAATTATCAACTTCAAAGTTAACTTtgatttatttccaaaaatgtaaataaaaaaatgatagagcataacactactaaaaaaattaaaaaagaatcgtAGGCAATGCTTGGCaatcgttaaaaataatttccagcaagtattttttataatgatggaACACTGGAACTAGTGTATTAATGCTCATTCAAGAATAATTCTTGATTGAAAAAAGtttagatattttttgtattaattttgcatgtattttatactaaaatgcatatttatagatatataaattacCAAACCTTTACTTTTACTTCGTTCCCATACcaacaatataaaaatagttatgtTAACATGcaacacatatataatattgtttcaagATATTTAGCTTTGGATGTTGTTTTACTTAAATGATAAAGGCTAAAACATATCATCATTGTACTCATTACAAATTGTACAGTTGTAGTCAAACTAAACTTTGCATTTACAATAACAgcaaatctaaaatttaacgatttagcttagaaaaaattataaagtattttaataaaataaatttattaaaaacaacgACATTACGATATATGTTAAtagttttaacaatattatgttatacaaaattttgtaaaatttataaaaacacgaCTTAACTTGAAAATATGATAATGTTGATAAACGCAATCGCGAAGAACACTTgaataagatataattttttttaagcgatACGTCAAAATCTCAATTTGGCAGCAAATGTGGAACAATAATCCGCAGATGAATGTATCACAACCAATACTTAAGAATATTGCGGCAATCATGCCTATCATTTGATGGGTGtacgttatataaaaaagtattgcCGACGAATAATCAAAGGGCACCCAAgctttatacattaattttttatttctgaagttCATAAATAAAGAAG
The window above is part of the Solenopsis invicta isolate M01_SB chromosome 8, UNIL_Sinv_3.0, whole genome shotgun sequence genome. Proteins encoded here:
- the LOC105198466 gene encoding uncharacterized protein LOC105198466; translation: MNFRNKKLMYKAWVPFDYSSAILFYITYTHQMIGMIASYEMVEKIFEIKWMTLNENSKKSLMIIMKRALVPIQIKCAYTIPMNLNSFMNILKMSYSTYNLLQHMDK